GAATTGGTGACACGTACTACTTTATCTTTTTTGGGTACCATATCCGCAACACAGGGGGCATCAATGGTTACCACCCTGGTCGCCGTATCCTGCGATACGATGAGATGAGCAATAAAATCGCGATCACTGACGGGCCAAGGCATCACTACCATCGAATAATAATACATTTCCGATGGAGATACCTGCTTTACTATATAATTTGACGAAGTGTGATACAGCCACTCTTCGCTGGTTTTAACATCCATTAAAACAGCAACCAGTTGCGATAAGGTTGCATCCAGTTCACATTCAACCTTTATGGCTTTGATCTTTGAATTGGTAACGTCGCGGGTAAATATCCTGACGCCATCGTTATCCTGTTTCAGCGACCAGCCATCGTTACTTTGGCCGAAACAAAAATTTGCAAACAATAAAAATAACAGAGTAATACGTTTATACATAGCGGTCAAAACTAAAAGTTAATGCCGTAATAAATTTCGGCGCAATGTAAACTTTGCGGCGCTTCCGGTTGTGTGTGACGAATATCATTTATATTCATGATGATACTCCTCAGGTTTTGAAGAACGGCCAGGTAATTTTGTATCATAAGTCCGGGATTTTCCACCATGACCGAAAAGCAATTATTCGCAAGTAACACCAGCCTGGTATTAAAAGATTTACTGGACGAGATCAGTTCAAAATCGGCCATGACTATAGGTTACCCAGTATCAAAAGATTTTGATTACAGCGAGCTTTTACCTTTCCTGAAATATCCAATGAACAACGTGGGCGATCCTTTCATCCCCTCAACTTATACCGTAGGGTCGCGGGAGTTGGAAAAAGAGGTGATTGCTTTCTTCTCA
Above is a window of Mucilaginibacter ginsenosidivorans DNA encoding:
- a CDS encoding START domain-containing protein, with translation MYKRITLLFLLFANFCFGQSNDGWSLKQDNDGVRIFTRDVTNSKIKAIKVECELDATLSQLVAVLMDVKTSEEWLYHTSSNYIVKQVSPSEMYYYSMVVMPWPVSDRDFIAHLIVSQDTATRVVTIDAPCVADMVPKKDKVVRVTNSTGRWVLSPIGKDKVKVVYTLHADPGGSIPAWLTNMFATTGPSQSFKKLKIHLQKPVYKKVKLDYIRN